Proteins from a genomic interval of Bradyrhizobium sp. G127:
- a CDS encoding AAA family ATPase — MNENIALDLQTLANDRRQRLKGLKYPFQLISDFTIKPPRKYWIVKGVIAQGETSAWIAPPGGMKSALMAQLALATAWQLDWHGHRSTACRAVIYFALERADLVRRRLAAHCAKQGITGETLAEIPLAVCDRMVDLTHPDSVKHVLDTIDAAFEEIGQPVQLIIFDTFAKLIAAGGGDEQQAKDQGKIFANIQRIKEKVKEAHVALVGHTGKDESRGARGSNAILGDVDVMVQISGDAVKTATVIKANDMPEGPLFSFTSEIHHFGVDEDGDPITVNIVSADTPEATKAAERGPRLTKNQQTMFAILHDAGAGGLTLDEWNAAAREAGLGERRKADLTDNRNALKTKGLVRSYGDRWTVDHR, encoded by the coding sequence GTGAACGAAAACATCGCGTTGGACCTTCAGACACTTGCAAATGATCGTCGGCAGCGGCTCAAAGGACTTAAATACCCGTTTCAGCTTATCTCCGACTTCACGATTAAGCCGCCTCGCAAATATTGGATCGTGAAGGGGGTCATTGCCCAGGGTGAAACCTCGGCATGGATCGCGCCGCCGGGCGGGATGAAATCCGCGCTGATGGCTCAGCTTGCTCTCGCCACCGCATGGCAGTTGGATTGGCATGGGCACCGTTCAACAGCATGCCGCGCCGTAATCTATTTTGCTCTCGAGCGAGCCGACCTTGTCCGCCGCCGCCTGGCAGCCCATTGCGCCAAGCAGGGAATAACGGGAGAGACGTTGGCCGAAATCCCCCTCGCTGTTTGCGATAGGATGGTGGATTTGACGCACCCTGACTCCGTCAAGCATGTCCTGGACACCATTGATGCCGCCTTCGAAGAGATAGGGCAGCCGGTTCAGCTCATTATCTTTGACACGTTCGCCAAGCTGATCGCTGCCGGCGGCGGCGATGAGCAACAGGCGAAAGATCAGGGCAAAATCTTCGCCAACATTCAGCGCATCAAGGAGAAGGTCAAAGAAGCACACGTCGCGCTTGTCGGCCACACCGGCAAGGATGAGTCTCGCGGTGCGCGCGGCTCTAACGCCATTCTTGGCGACGTGGACGTGATGGTCCAAATCAGTGGCGACGCCGTAAAGACCGCAACCGTCATAAAAGCAAACGACATGCCCGAAGGGCCTCTGTTTTCTTTCACCTCGGAAATTCACCATTTCGGTGTTGATGAGGACGGCGACCCGATCACGGTCAACATCGTGAGTGCGGACACGCCGGAGGCCACCAAGGCCGCAGAGCGTGGCCCCCGCCTCACCAAGAACCAACAAACCATGTTCGCCATCCTGCACGATGCTGGTGCCGGCGGATTGACGCTGGACGAATGGAATGCCGCCGCGCGTGAGGCTGGGCTGGGCGAACGCCGCAAAGCCGATCTGACAGATAATCGCAACGCCCTGAAAACTAAGGGGCTGGTGCGCTCCTATGGCGACCGCTGGACGGTGGATCATCGCTGA